One genomic segment of Rivularia sp. PCC 7116 includes these proteins:
- a CDS encoding glycosyltransferase family 4 protein → MKILHICAIGTTAEILLLPQINYLLSQGFEVGIACSWDEDAQRLQEKGYTVHPVQIDRKISPILNFKSISGLTKIIRENNYDLVHVHTPIAAVLGRIAAKLAGVKAIVYTAHGFPFHDLSSPSQYFFYSNIEKYAATITDLILTQNHEDITTARKIGLCQPEKIAYLGNGVDIERFNPSRLNPESQSQLRQSLGIPDASLVIGTIGRLTRKKGSGYLIEAAGELISEFPNLHVVVIGSQLTTDPEPFQIELNQRIKALGLEKHVTLTGERQDIPELLGLLDIFTLPTFSHEGLPRSIVEAMAMNLPIVATDVRGCREAVVNEKNGFIVPSQNSTRLAKALRMLLSDPQLRQKQGKASRERVEAEYNEEFVFERLTQYYKELGVY, encoded by the coding sequence ATGAAAATTTTACATATTTGTGCAATTGGAACCACCGCTGAAATCCTTTTGCTACCCCAGATAAATTACTTGTTATCCCAAGGGTTTGAAGTCGGCATAGCTTGCTCCTGGGATGAAGATGCTCAAAGATTGCAAGAAAAAGGATATACAGTGCATCCGGTTCAAATCGATCGGAAAATTTCTCCAATCCTAAATTTTAAAAGTATTTCGGGTTTAACAAAAATTATCAGAGAAAATAACTACGATCTAGTTCACGTTCATACTCCTATCGCTGCTGTATTAGGAAGGATTGCAGCTAAATTAGCAGGAGTAAAAGCAATTGTGTACACTGCCCATGGTTTTCCATTTCACGATTTATCATCTCCAAGCCAATATTTTTTCTACTCAAATATAGAAAAATATGCTGCTACTATCACAGATTTAATCCTGACTCAAAATCACGAAGACATTACCACTGCCAGAAAAATAGGTCTTTGTCAGCCTGAGAAAATAGCCTACTTGGGTAACGGTGTCGATATCGAACGCTTCAACCCTTCGCGATTAAATCCAGAGTCACAATCACAATTACGTCAATCATTAGGTATACCCGATGCCAGTTTAGTCATTGGTACAATTGGACGTTTAACTCGTAAAAAGGGAAGCGGATATCTAATTGAAGCCGCAGGAGAGTTAATTTCTGAATTTCCTAATTTACACGTTGTGGTGATTGGTTCTCAACTTACCACCGACCCAGAACCCTTTCAAATCGAACTCAATCAAAGAATCAAAGCTCTTGGACTTGAGAAACACGTCACCCTTACAGGAGAACGCCAAGATATCCCAGAACTTTTAGGTCTTTTAGATATTTTTACCTTACCTACTTTCTCTCACGAAGGATTACCTCGTTCTATTGTCGAAGCCATGGCAATGAATTTACCAATAGTTGCTACAGATGTTCGCGGTTGTCGAGAAGCAGTAGTAAATGAAAAAAATGGATTTATTGTGCCATCTCAGAATAGCACCAGGTTAGCAAAAGCTTTGAGAATGCTACTTTCCGATCCCCAACTGCGACAAAAGCAAGGCAAAGCAAGCCGCGAACGTGTTGAAGCTGAATATAACGAGGAATTCGTTTTTGAGAGACTCACACAATATTACAAAGAATTAGGAGTTTATTAA
- a CDS encoding NAD-dependent epimerase/dehydratase family protein codes for MTKNIVTGAAGFIGSHLAEALLKRGENVIGVDEFNDYYDPILKRQNVAHLQKFSKFKLIEGNIQFLDWKLLLKDVDVVYHQAAQAGVRASWGEGFRAYTERNISSTQVILEAAKDAKELKRFVYASTSSVYGDAETLPTSEQICPQPVSPYGITKLAAERLCGLYSKNFGVPFVALRYFTVYGPRQRPDMAFHKFYKAVLEDKAIPIYGDGLQTRDFTFVSDAVAANLAAATAENAVGEVFNIGGGSRVVLKEVLEIMEEIVGKPIKRNYIERAMGDARHTAADVSKAKRILSYQPCVSLREGLVLEWEWLKDLYICATKH; via the coding sequence ATGACTAAAAATATTGTCACGGGAGCCGCAGGATTTATTGGTTCTCATTTAGCCGAAGCTTTATTAAAGAGAGGAGAAAATGTCATCGGTGTCGATGAATTTAATGATTACTATGACCCGATATTAAAGCGTCAGAATGTTGCACATTTACAAAAATTTTCCAAATTTAAATTAATTGAAGGAAATATTCAGTTTTTAGACTGGAAATTGTTATTAAAAGATGTTGACGTTGTTTATCATCAAGCAGCACAAGCAGGAGTCAGAGCAAGTTGGGGAGAAGGTTTCCGCGCTTATACCGAACGCAATATTAGTTCGACTCAAGTAATACTTGAAGCTGCAAAAGACGCTAAAGAGCTTAAAAGGTTTGTATATGCATCGACTTCAAGCGTATATGGCGATGCCGAAACATTACCTACCAGCGAACAAATTTGTCCCCAACCAGTTTCACCTTATGGCATTACTAAATTAGCTGCTGAAAGGTTATGTGGACTGTATTCCAAAAACTTTGGGGTACCATTTGTAGCACTACGTTATTTTACAGTTTACGGTCCTCGCCAACGTCCAGATATGGCGTTTCATAAATTTTACAAAGCTGTATTAGAAGACAAAGCAATTCCCATCTATGGTGATGGATTGCAAACCCGAGATTTTACTTTTGTTAGTGATGCGGTAGCTGCTAATTTAGCGGCTGCAACCGCAGAAAATGCTGTTGGAGAAGTCTTTAATATTGGTGGTGGTAGCAGAGTCGTTTTAAAAGAAGTACTCGAAATAATGGAAGAAATTGTTGGTAAACCCATCAAGAGAAACTATATCGAAAGAGCAATGGGCGATGCGCGTCATACAGCCGCAGATGTATCGAAAGCTAAACGCATCCTCTCGTATCAACCTTGTGTTTCCCTTAGAGAAGGATTAGTCCTCGAATGGGAATGGCTAAAAGATTTATATATTTGTGCAACAAAACATTAA
- the asnB gene encoding asparagine synthase (glutamine-hydrolyzing) translates to MCGITGFWDTSRQISNDKLAIVVEQMSNSLIYRGPDDKGSWVDTETGIALGHRRLAIVDLSPQGHQPMISADGRYVIVFNGEIYNFLELRQQLESLGQQFRGHSDTEVMLAGFCQWGMQEATKRFNGMFAFALWDRSKRVLYLGRDRLGEKPLYYGWVGRTFLFGSELKALKAHPDFQPEINRDALALFLRYSYIPQPFSIYKGIYKLPPATLLCVDGNTITSEPIAYWSLKEAAEAGVSNPFTGSETEAVDQLEALLKDAVAMRMIADVPLGAFLSGGIDSSTIVALMQAQSSQKVKTFSIGFYEEEYNEAQHAKAVAQHLGCDHTELYVTAEQTRAVIPKLPDLYDEPFSDASQIPTYLVSQLARNHVTVSLSGDAGDELFGGYTRYLWSNRIWQKLGWIPQNMRHLLANGLTGVSSENWNRAFASINPFLPTKFQQPFAGYKLHKLAEILAAPDPDTMYTGLVSRWKQPETVVIGSSEPNTVLSDRQSWADLPDFTQRMMFLDMLTYLPEDILVKVDRASMGVSLEGRIPFLDHRAIEFAWRIPMSMKIREGEGKWLLRQVLYKYVPQQLIDRPKMGFGVPIDKWLRGSLRDWAEELLDETRLRQEGFFNPQQIRQKWEEHLSGKRDWEYHLWDVLMFQAWLEKHY, encoded by the coding sequence ATGTGTGGAATTACTGGTTTTTGGGATACTTCAAGGCAAATAAGTAACGATAAGCTGGCAATAGTTGTCGAGCAAATGTCCAATTCACTAATTTATCGCGGTCCCGATGATAAGGGAAGCTGGGTAGATACAGAAACAGGAATAGCCTTGGGACATCGGCGATTGGCGATAGTAGACCTTTCACCGCAAGGACATCAGCCGATGATTTCCGCCGATGGTCGCTATGTAATCGTATTTAATGGCGAAATTTATAACTTTTTAGAGTTAAGGCAACAACTAGAATCATTAGGACAGCAGTTTCGAGGTCATTCTGACACTGAGGTGATGCTAGCGGGCTTCTGCCAATGGGGTATGCAAGAAGCAACTAAACGCTTTAATGGCATGTTTGCGTTTGCACTCTGGGATAGATCCAAACGAGTTTTGTATTTAGGACGCGATCGCCTGGGTGAAAAGCCACTGTATTATGGCTGGGTAGGTCGCACTTTCCTATTTGGCTCAGAATTAAAAGCCCTCAAAGCTCATCCCGATTTTCAACCGGAAATTAACCGCGATGCTTTAGCATTGTTTCTCCGCTATTCTTATATTCCTCAACCATTCTCAATTTACAAAGGTATTTATAAGTTACCACCTGCAACCTTGCTTTGCGTTGATGGCAATACTATTACTTCCGAACCAATAGCTTACTGGTCTTTAAAAGAAGCAGCAGAAGCAGGCGTGTCTAATCCTTTTACCGGTTCTGAAACGGAAGCTGTAGATCAACTTGAGGCATTGTTAAAAGATGCCGTGGCAATGCGAATGATTGCTGATGTACCTTTAGGTGCTTTTCTTTCTGGAGGAATTGATTCCTCTACGATTGTGGCTTTAATGCAGGCTCAAAGCAGTCAAAAAGTCAAAACCTTCAGCATCGGCTTTTATGAAGAAGAGTATAATGAAGCCCAGCACGCCAAAGCTGTAGCGCAACATTTAGGTTGCGACCATACAGAACTATACGTCACAGCAGAACAAACACGGGCTGTAATCCCAAAACTGCCCGATCTATATGATGAGCCTTTCTCCGATGCTTCCCAAATTCCTACTTATCTGGTATCCCAACTGGCTAGAAATCATGTAACAGTGAGTCTTTCGGGGGATGCTGGTGATGAATTATTTGGTGGATACACTCGCTATTTATGGAGTAACCGTATTTGGCAAAAATTAGGCTGGATTCCTCAAAACATGCGCCATTTATTGGCTAATGGTTTAACTGGTGTCTCATCAGAAAATTGGAATCGGGCTTTTGCTTCTATCAATCCTTTTTTGCCAACAAAATTTCAACAGCCCTTCGCAGGGTATAAATTACATAAATTAGCGGAGATTTTAGCTGCTCCCGATCCAGATACTATGTATACTGGTCTTGTTTCGCGTTGGAAACAGCCAGAAACAGTTGTCATTGGCAGTTCAGAACCGAATACAGTTTTAAGCGATCGCCAATCATGGGCAGACTTACCCGATTTTACGCAAAGGATGATGTTCTTAGATATGTTGACTTATCTACCAGAAGATATCCTTGTCAAAGTTGACCGTGCCAGTATGGGTGTAAGTTTAGAAGGTCGTATACCCTTTTTAGACCACCGTGCGATCGAATTTGCTTGGCGGATTCCCATGTCAATGAAAATCCGCGAGGGAGAGGGTAAATGGCTGCTGCGCCAAGTTCTGTATAAATATGTACCGCAACAGTTGATAGACCGTCCAAAAATGGGCTTCGGCGTGCCAATAGACAAATGGTTGCGCGGTTCCTTGCGCGACTGGGCAGAAGAATTACTAGATGAGACGCGATTGCGTCAAGAAGGCTTTTTTAACCCCCAGCAAATTCGACAAAAGTGGGAAGAGCATCTGTCAGGTAAGCGAGATTGGGAATACCATTTATGGGATGTACTAATGTTTCAAGCATGGTTAGAGAAACATTATTAA
- a CDS encoding glycosyltransferase — MRHIAFFIPSMVGGGAERVVVNLLKGMLSKDVSLDLVLASATGAYMNQIPPQVRIVNLDCQRVIKAILPLSRYLRENKPNVLISHLCHANVIAALAKLLALTDTKIILVEHDTLSVSESEVFRARFVPPLMKLLYPRADKIVGVSEAVSRDLETELGLKKGIVQTIYNPVVNRELIDKAKAPLDHPWLQPNSPPVFIAVGRLTLKKDFATLIKAFANLRQKVAVRLIILGEGELRPELETITNNLGIANDVSMPGFVKNPYAYMSRASAFILSSLWEGLPTVLIEAMACGCPVISTDCPSGPKEILAEGKYGELVPMSDVMALSSAMLRVLESPISKEFSTQRAMYFSFERATSQYAALSESV; from the coding sequence ATGAGACATATTGCTTTTTTTATTCCCAGCATGGTTGGTGGTGGTGCCGAAAGAGTAGTAGTGAATCTACTCAAAGGAATGTTATCAAAAGATGTATCTTTAGATTTGGTTTTAGCTAGTGCGACTGGGGCATACATGAACCAAATACCTCCCCAGGTACGGATAGTGAATTTGGATTGTCAAAGGGTTATTAAGGCGATTTTGCCTTTATCTAGATATTTAAGAGAAAATAAGCCCAATGTGCTGATTTCACATTTATGTCATGCCAACGTAATAGCAGCATTAGCAAAGCTATTAGCACTTACAGATACTAAAATAATATTAGTTGAACATGACACTTTGTCAGTTTCAGAGTCGGAAGTCTTTCGGGCTAGATTCGTACCACCGTTAATGAAATTGCTTTATCCCCGTGCTGACAAAATTGTGGGAGTTAGTGAAGCAGTATCGCGAGATTTAGAAACTGAACTGGGTTTAAAAAAAGGTATTGTTCAAACAATTTATAATCCGGTAGTTAATCGCGAACTGATTGATAAAGCAAAAGCCCCTTTAGATCATCCTTGGTTGCAACCAAACTCTCCTCCTGTATTTATAGCAGTAGGACGCTTAACACTAAAAAAGGATTTTGCTACTTTAATTAAAGCTTTTGCAAACTTAAGACAAAAAGTTGCAGTTCGTTTGATAATTTTAGGAGAGGGAGAATTAAGACCGGAACTTGAAACAATCACGAATAATTTAGGCATTGCAAATGATGTATCGATGCCTGGATTTGTGAAAAATCCTTATGCCTACATGAGTCGGGCTAGTGCATTCATTCTTTCTTCTCTTTGGGAAGGGTTGCCTACTGTATTGATAGAAGCTATGGCTTGTGGTTGTCCGGTGATTTCCACAGACTGCCCTAGCGGACCAAAAGAAATCTTAGCAGAGGGAAAATATGGAGAATTAGTTCCGATGAGTGATGTGATGGCTTTGTCGTCAGCGATGTTGAGAGTACTTGAATCTCCTATAAGCAAAGAATTCTCAACTCAGAGGGCAATGTACTTTTCTTTTGAACGAGCAACTTCACAGTATGCAGCTTTGTCTGAGAGTGTATAA
- a CDS encoding glycosyltransferase, translating into MMKIVYCTTGLDTGGAEMMLYQLLSKINRECFSPTVISLLDKGTLGNRIEANGIPIYTLNMEQGIPTPANIWRLIKIIRQIKPDLIQGWMYHGNIAALWAKLSLLSQVPVLWSIHYSPTSLSLEKKLTALLIKSGAYVSPFSASNIFVSQTSRHKHEKLGYHSKHNCVIPNGFDTSIFAPSSAARSKIRFELSLPEDSILIGMMGRYHPMKDHNNFLQAAALISQKYDNENIYFILAGTEVDKDNKNLVGLIKDLQLVKKTKLLGERRDIPQLAAAFDIFTLPSAYGEAFPLVVGEAMSCGVPCVVTDVGDSALIVGDTGRVISPQNPEALAQAWRELINMETSDREALGKAARARIQKLFSLDSVVSEYEKLYASLA; encoded by the coding sequence ATGATGAAAATAGTTTATTGTACTACTGGACTCGATACTGGTGGCGCAGAAATGATGCTTTACCAGTTACTATCAAAAATTAATCGAGAATGTTTTAGCCCTACAGTAATTTCTCTTCTTGATAAAGGAACGTTAGGGAATAGAATAGAAGCTAACGGTATTCCAATTTACACTTTAAACATGGAACAAGGAATACCCACACCGGCTAATATTTGGAGACTAATCAAAATAATTCGTCAAATAAAGCCCGATTTAATTCAGGGCTGGATGTATCATGGCAATATAGCAGCGCTGTGGGCAAAATTATCTCTTTTATCTCAAGTCCCCGTTTTATGGAGCATTCACTACTCTCCGACTTCATTAAGTTTAGAAAAAAAATTAACTGCATTATTAATTAAGTCAGGAGCATATGTTTCTCCCTTTAGTGCAAGTAATATATTTGTTTCTCAAACAAGTCGTCATAAGCATGAAAAGTTAGGTTATCACAGCAAACATAATTGCGTAATTCCTAACGGTTTTGATACTTCTATTTTTGCACCTTCATCCGCAGCTAGATCCAAGATTCGATTTGAACTATCTTTACCTGAAGACAGCATTTTAATTGGCATGATGGGACGATATCATCCCATGAAAGACCACAACAATTTTTTGCAAGCTGCAGCTTTGATATCCCAAAAATACGACAATGAAAATATATATTTTATTTTAGCCGGAACGGAAGTAGACAAGGACAATAAAAATTTAGTTGGCTTAATTAAAGATTTACAGTTAGTCAAAAAAACAAAATTATTAGGTGAGCGACGCGATATACCTCAATTGGCTGCTGCGTTCGATATTTTTACTTTGCCATCTGCCTATGGCGAAGCATTTCCTTTAGTTGTCGGTGAAGCGATGTCCTGCGGTGTACCTTGTGTAGTCACGGATGTTGGTGATTCTGCTCTTATTGTGGGAGATACGGGAAGAGTTATATCACCCCAAAATCCTGAAGCTTTGGCTCAAGCTTGGCGAGAGTTAATTAATATGGAAACCTCTGATAGAGAAGCACTAGGAAAGGCTGCAAGAGCAAGAATCCAGAAATTATTTTCTTTAGATTCCGTAGTGTCCGAGTACGAAAAGTTGTACGCCAGTTTGGCTTAA
- a CDS encoding O-antigen ligase yields MGLKINLIVVYKCFLAIFAIFLFYSHLDIYLYESGSFPTPLTTLRIFFLLSAPIFVSYISHSFKYLSKPLIIWCFFYISISVIYLTHFTNWSEIAIQELDTRILSVIYLVTMHLIFSEHSMVQKVAIWAIAVIAIVTTVNNFIELTNPDFFGGVNTTGRPAGFYLNPNIAGGSLICSMIFCVSIIPRKLRLPFIFIVGIGAFMTFSRGAILSWILMVIFFSYKKIISLKKVFFGIGFIGALQIFLGSALLITTLEEMNILNDNIAGRLVWFQDPSSRDADDDTSRLDIVEVGWYRFLKSPIIGNGIGTTHSWSAGLSTHNIYLNLIIDHGFLGILIMPLLVYATIKGAYGKVKDISFIFAGFILLWGIFSHNVLDERYMLTTFSLMAAMTMQSQFDKSVFMENR; encoded by the coding sequence ATGGGTTTAAAAATAAATTTAATTGTTGTTTATAAATGCTTTTTAGCTATATTTGCTATCTTTCTATTTTATAGCCATTTAGATATATATTTGTATGAAAGCGGTTCTTTTCCTACTCCTCTAACAACGCTGAGAATTTTTTTTCTGCTCTCGGCTCCAATATTTGTCAGTTACATTTCGCATAGTTTTAAATATTTATCAAAACCATTAATAATTTGGTGTTTTTTTTATATAAGTATCTCAGTAATTTACTTAACTCATTTTACTAATTGGTCAGAAATAGCTATTCAAGAACTAGATACTAGAATACTTTCGGTAATTTATCTGGTAACAATGCACTTGATTTTTTCAGAACACTCTATGGTGCAAAAAGTTGCTATATGGGCGATAGCAGTGATAGCGATTGTAACTACAGTAAATAATTTTATAGAATTAACCAACCCAGATTTTTTTGGAGGAGTTAACACAACTGGTAGACCGGCAGGATTTTATCTCAATCCTAATATTGCTGGTGGCTCGCTTATTTGTAGTATGATTTTTTGCGTCAGTATTATTCCCCGAAAATTGCGTTTACCATTTATATTTATCGTCGGTATCGGAGCTTTCATGACATTCTCAAGAGGAGCTATTTTAAGTTGGATATTGATGGTTATATTTTTCAGTTATAAAAAAATAATTTCACTCAAAAAAGTTTTTTTTGGTATTGGATTTATAGGAGCTTTACAGATATTTCTCGGCAGTGCATTGTTAATAACTACCTTAGAAGAAATGAATATATTAAATGATAATATTGCTGGAAGATTAGTATGGTTCCAAGACCCTTCCTCTCGCGATGCTGATGACGACACATCACGTTTAGATATTGTTGAAGTTGGCTGGTATAGATTTCTTAAAAGCCCGATTATTGGCAATGGTATAGGAACAACTCACAGTTGGTCGGCAGGGCTTTCTACGCATAATATATATCTTAATTTAATCATAGATCATGGTTTTTTGGGAATATTAATCATGCCTCTGTTAGTTTATGCAACTATTAAAGGAGCTTATGGAAAAGTTAAAGATATTAGCTTTATTTTTGCTGGCTTTATTCTACTATGGGGAATCTTTAGTCATAACGTTTTAGATGAAAGATACATGTTGACAACATTTTCATTGATGGCTGCAATGACAATGCAAAGTCAATTTGATAAATCAGTTTTTATGGAAAACAGATGA
- a CDS encoding glycosyltransferase family 4 protein, which yields MLIKQKKTTTIRDKIKLTLIIYSLSSGGAERVISILANYWAEKGWKITLLTLVSNQDIPFYKLDSRINQVALGIAKESPNKIFGLWNNLNSIRILRSAINQSQPDVVISFMDTVNVLTLLATKGLNIPVLISERNNPIKSCTEGIWTKLRKWTYPSADAIIVQTQRIQNYFQLQLQKRILIIPNPVVLPSIARGKNLQTTCEKADKLLIAMGRLEEQKGFDLLLQAFAKLEDKYPQWKLVILGEGSLRPQLELLREQLELTERIDLPGRVKNPHEYLQRADLFVMSSRFEGFPNALCEAMACGLAVISFDCPTGPREIISHGRDGILVPNEDLPALTVAMENLMSDEKERQRLASNAPKIVQRFNLESVAQKWEELIDKLAYSKVL from the coding sequence ATGTTAATAAAACAGAAAAAAACAACCACAATCAGAGACAAAATTAAACTAACTTTAATTATATATTCTCTTTCCTCTGGCGGTGCAGAAAGAGTAATATCTATATTGGCTAATTATTGGGCAGAGAAAGGTTGGAAAATTACTTTATTAACTTTAGTTAGCAACCAAGATATACCGTTTTATAAATTAGACAGTCGTATTAACCAAGTTGCTCTAGGAATTGCAAAAGAATCTCCGAATAAGATATTCGGTCTTTGGAATAATTTGAATAGTATTCGTATATTGCGTTCGGCAATAAACCAAAGTCAGCCTGATGTCGTCATTAGTTTTATGGATACAGTTAATGTACTCACATTACTTGCAACAAAAGGTTTAAATATCCCGGTCTTGATTTCAGAACGAAATAATCCCATAAAGTCTTGTACAGAAGGAATTTGGACAAAACTGCGAAAGTGGACATATCCATCAGCAGACGCTATTATTGTGCAAACTCAAAGGATACAAAATTATTTTCAGCTTCAATTACAAAAACGTATCTTGATTATTCCTAATCCGGTTGTTTTACCATCTATAGCGAGGGGAAAAAATCTGCAAACAACCTGTGAAAAAGCGGATAAATTACTCATCGCAATGGGAAGACTTGAAGAACAGAAAGGCTTTGATTTGCTATTACAAGCCTTTGCCAAACTAGAAGATAAATATCCTCAGTGGAAATTAGTAATTTTGGGAGAAGGTTCATTACGCCCACAGCTAGAACTTTTGCGCGAGCAATTAGAGCTAACAGAACGAATTGATTTACCAGGACGAGTTAAGAATCCCCACGAATATCTCCAGCGAGCAGACTTATTTGTAATGTCTTCACGCTTTGAAGGTTTTCCGAATGCGCTGTGCGAAGCGATGGCTTGCGGACTAGCAGTCATTTCTTTTGATTGTCCTACGGGACCACGAGAAATTATCAGTCATGGCAGGGATGGCATTTTAGTACCAAATGAGGATTTACCTGCTTTAACCGTAGCAATGGAAAATCTCATGTCTGACGAAAAAGAGCGTCAAAGACTAGCTTCTAATGCTCCCAAAATAGTACAGCGTTTTAACTTGGAATCTGTTGCACAAAAGTGGGAAGAACTAATAGATAAGCTCGCATATAGTAAGGTTTTATAA
- the murJ gene encoding murein biosynthesis integral membrane protein MurJ yields MKILRLHNLVTFWKKLTSGSTNRKIFGAAMTIASLTLMVKVVAVAKELVVAWKFGTKDELDAFLIAFVVPSFIINVIAGSFSSALIPKYIEVRESEGKKASQRLLSGVMIWGVVLLIITTVLMVLAAPLYLPQIARGFDSQKLNLTYSLLHTLAPVVILEGIVFIWGAVLNAGERFALAAFTPILAPLITIILLVGVWSWGSFTLAISLILGAVIEIIILGIGLKKQGIVLFPKWYGLDPHLRQVAQQYLPIVAGSLLMCSTNIVDQSMAAMLSPGSVAALSYGNRVIALPITLTTTALSTAVIPYFSKMIATQNWNDVRHTFNNYLRLIFLVTVPLTVIFMVFSEPIVRILFQRGSFTSSDTNLVANIQVFYAFQIPFYIASILVVRLISAMRINQVLVWGSALNLIVNIIGNKYFMHWFGVKGIALSTSCVYLGSFIYLYCVGRNKLNLKLKTQNLID; encoded by the coding sequence ATGAAAATTTTGCGATTGCACAACCTAGTTACATTTTGGAAAAAACTAACAAGCGGTTCTACCAATCGCAAAATTTTCGGTGCGGCTATGACCATTGCATCGTTAACATTAATGGTCAAAGTTGTAGCAGTCGCAAAAGAATTGGTAGTTGCTTGGAAATTTGGTACTAAAGATGAATTAGATGCTTTTTTAATTGCTTTTGTGGTTCCAAGTTTTATTATCAATGTTATTGCTGGCTCTTTTAGTTCTGCCCTAATACCGAAATACATCGAAGTAAGAGAGTCTGAAGGGAAAAAAGCATCTCAAAGGTTGCTGTCGGGGGTAATGATTTGGGGAGTAGTACTGCTGATAATTACAACGGTACTAATGGTACTAGCAGCTCCTTTGTATTTGCCTCAGATTGCCAGAGGGTTTGATAGTCAGAAACTAAATTTAACATATAGTTTACTGCATACACTAGCCCCCGTGGTAATTTTGGAAGGAATTGTTTTTATTTGGGGTGCTGTGTTGAATGCAGGGGAGCGTTTCGCTTTGGCGGCTTTTACACCAATACTGGCTCCCCTAATTACCATTATATTGCTTGTAGGAGTATGGTCTTGGGGTAGCTTCACTTTAGCTATTAGTTTAATCTTAGGTGCAGTAATAGAAATTATCATTCTGGGAATAGGTTTAAAAAAGCAAGGAATAGTTCTATTTCCCAAATGGTATGGCTTAGATCCTCATTTGCGTCAAGTCGCCCAACAGTATCTACCAATAGTAGCTGGATCTCTTTTGATGTGCAGCACCAATATAGTAGATCAATCAATGGCAGCGATGTTATCACCCGGAAGCGTGGCAGCACTGAGTTACGGCAATAGAGTTATTGCTTTGCCAATTACTTTAACCACTACAGCTTTAAGCACTGCGGTGATTCCTTATTTTTCCAAAATGATTGCGACTCAAAACTGGAATGATGTCCGCCATACGTTTAATAATTATCTTCGCCTAATATTTTTAGTTACAGTACCGCTGACAGTAATTTTTATGGTATTTTCTGAGCCAATAGTGAGAATACTTTTTCAACGGGGTTCGTTCACTAGTAGCGATACCAATTTGGTGGCTAATATTCAAGTTTTTTATGCTTTTCAAATTCCTTTTTATATTGCAAGTATTTTAGTTGTGCGTTTGATTTCCGCAATGCGTATTAATCAAGTACTGGTGTGGGGGTCTGCTTTAAATTTAATTGTTAATATTATAGGTAATAAATATTTTATGCACTGGTTTGGAGTCAAAGGAATTGCCTTGTCAACAAGTTGCGTATATTTAGGTTCTTTTATTTATTTATACTGCGTGGGTAGAAATAAATTGAATTTGAAACTAAAAACTCAAAATTTAATAGATTGA